In the Sorghum bicolor cultivar BTx623 chromosome 4, Sorghum_bicolor_NCBIv3, whole genome shotgun sequence genome, GAGGTGGCCCGCATGTGCCGCCCGGAACGCCTCCATGTATGCCTTGACGGTCGACGTGAAGGGAAGGCGTGCCAGGTCGGAGAGATGGTTGGTGCTGAGCGGCGGTCCGAAGCACTGATGGCACAGGCTCCAAAAATCCTCCCGACCCCGTTGAGGTGGAAGGACGCAAGCCAGACCCAGTCGGCGTGGCGTGTCTGCTGCGCCCGGAAGAACTGTTCGCATTGGTTGAGCCACCCGAGCGGATCGTCCTTGCCATCATAGGTGGGGAATTCCAGCTTTCTGGTAGCGAGGAACGATGGGATTCGCAGGTTCAGGGACATAAGGCTGGGCAGCGGTGTAGTGAGCGGTAGGCGGTTGGGTTGGCGGATGGGCGCTGCCCATAATGGAGGACATGGTGGGAATTGGTGATGGTGAGTGGGGAAACGAAATTTGGGTGATGGGGACGCCCCCAGTCATCGACGGCGATGCGATGGAGGACTGGGTGGGGGTGGTGGATGTGTGCTGCGGCGGCTGAAACGGTGGCACAGCGAAGAGCTCGGAGATGGCTGGCCCTGGCGCTGGCAGCGCTGGTATGCCGCCGTAACCCGGCAGTCCGTAGGGGTAAGACTGCGGCGGTGAGGGCTGGCGGCCTTCCATGGAGGACATGCGGACCGAGAGATCGCTGATCTGCTTTTGCATCCCGTAGATGGCAGCGACCAGGTTGCCGAAAGCGGCGGCGGTCGGTTCGATCGGCTGCGCAGCTGGTGGCGAGGATGGAACGATCCCCGCGGCGGACGAGTTGAGCAGcgctgtggtggtggtgggcggcgggctggtggtggtggtcggcGGCAGCGTGGTGACCGGGATGCCCGACGTCGGCGGCACGGAGGTGGTGGGTGCTGAAGATGACATGGTCTCTGATACCAGGTTGTTACGGCACGGGAGAGGGCCGAGGCGATAGGGATGAGAGGGAGCCGGCAGCAAGCGAGGGCGCCGTCGGCGTGTGGGAGGCACCGTGATCGGTGGCTGCTGGGAGAACGAGAACAGGAAGACAGGGTCCTGGCGCCCAGGGGAGACTTAGGTCTCAATCCAGGCTTAATCTCATTAAGGGAAATAATCTCAGCCTTATAGTCTTGGCTGATTACAAAAATAGAAACAAACCTCCTACTTTCTCTCTTCCTAAACAAAATCTCCCTGGACTCTAAAATCCTAATAGCACACGACCTGGACTCCAGGTCCCTAACAGCCCACGGCGGAGCCCTCCCTCAGCCATGCGCCTTCCTTTTCCTTTGATAGGTGTTGCCTACCATAACAGGGACACTATTAGCTTCTGGGTGGACTCCATTGATGGGAGAATTAATGCTAACCTTTACCCTTCCCTTTTTGGTTATACTAAAGATCGTAATGCCTCCCTCAAAGCTATATTGGCCACTGAGAGTATTTTTGATTGCTTCAAAATTCCCATGTCCAGACAGGCTTACAATGACACTACCGGAAAACCGGACGTTGCCGTGTGCCTGTAGGTTTGCCGTGCGCAAACCtacaggcacacggcaaagagcaGATTTGCCGTGCGCCCCCCAGACCAGCACACGGCAAAGCTTAAACACTCGGCGTTTATGTCCTGCGCGGTGAGCTAAACAGAAGAGCTCACGGTGAAGTCAATCCATTTGCCGTGTGCCGAGAAAAAACGCACGGCGAAAATAAAACACACGTTGAATGCAATCTTTGTCGTGTGCCAGAATGGGGCTCACGGCAAAATTCTGACGCCGTCGGCCACCGTTGGCTGCCGGCAACTCTTTGCTGTGTGCCAACTGGGGGCGCACGGCAACCCTTGGatctttgccgtgtgctagTCTGGGGCGCACGGCAAAGACTGTCTTCGCCGTGTGCCCGATAAATAGCACACGGTGAACTAtaaattttttttcttatttattaGTTAATTAGTGTTCCTTTGACTTTAATTAGTGTTCCTTTGACATGAGTGCCGAGTTGAGACAGGTTGCCGATGGTTTTGCATATAGAGTCAGGACATTTTCCGGTTATGATGTCAATGGCTATCGATTTCACACAACAAGACACGAGCAACGTCGGCCCAATCGAACAACCACAAATAGTGGAGTTTTCACGCACGGAGATGATGGGGTGGATTACTATGGAAGAATTGAAGAAATATATGAACTGTCGTTCTATGGCTGCAAACCTCTTAATCCCATCATATTCAAATGTCATTGGTTTGATCCTACAGTAACGAGAAAGACACCTAATCTTGGTCTAGTTGAAATTCGATAGGATTGTGAGTTAGCAGGAGAAGATGTCTATATCGTGGTTCAACAGGCCACACAAGTTTATTATTTTCCATACCCATGCCAAACCAAAGAGAATCTTAAAGGTTGGTATGTTGTGAACAAGGTATCACCACACGGTAAACTACCTCTGCCAAACGATGATGACTACGTCTTTAACCCTAACACATATGCCGGAGAGTTCTTTCAAGAAGAGGGGCTAGAAGGGACTTTTGCAATAGACTTAACTGAGCCGGTCGGAATGGAAGTAGATTATGAAAGAGTTGTTGAAGGCGACGATGGAGATGAGGTTGAAAATGCAAAGGACATGGAATTACTTCGGCGATTACATATAGGCGATGTCAATTATGCCAACATTCCTCCTTCGGACGGAGCGGATCTTATCGACATGTATGATAGTGATGACCCATCTTATGATCCAGCTAATCCGGATCATGAAGAATATTTCTAATACATGTAATGCTACATTACCTTCTAATATTGTTTTATTTACTTTGCATCTATTTATAATTATGTCTTATTTATGTTGCATCTATTTCTAACCATTTTTTTGGTCTCATTTTGTAGGTGCGAGAATAAAGATGGTGGGCGGTATCAGGAAGTTACAGGCGGTGTACAAACAAACGGCCTCAAAAGCTAAAGGGTTGGTAACGGGTGGAGGCAAAGGTAAGGGTGgagcaggaggagcaggaggagtagGACGACGAGGTCGAGGGGGACGAGGACGGCGGGGTCGTGAGCCTACCCCACCACCATCGCCACCGCCTCAGGAGGAGGAcatggacgaggacgaggacgaggacgaggaggagcagcagcaggaggtgctggaggagcagcaggaggaggtGGGGGACGATGAGGACGAGGGGGACGAGGAcgcgaggaggagggggaggaggcagGGGGCACCACTTCTAGTTCGGCGGAGGGAGGCCCCTCTTCTGGTCAGCCGGTTGTCTACTTGAGAGGTCCCTCGCGTCTCCCGAAGCGAGGGATGCCTAATGAGAGACTTCCGGTGATTCGTCCAAGTGGCGAATGGTAACTAATTTTACATGTTATTCCTACTTTATTATTTCTTGTAGTCAACTAATAATTACTCTTCATCACTTGTGCAGGACTTTCATCATTGTGCAAGGCGGTTACCATACTCGCCAGCCCAATGGCATTCTGGGGATTTTGTGCAGGCGTCACTTTCCCAGCATTGTTCAACATGCCGGAAAAATGGAGCCAGCCTACACGTTTGCGCACTACACCTCCGCCCGCGACACAGAGGATCGCAGGGGCAGGGTCTTTGACAACAAGGCAGTGCGAGTGTCCACGGAGCTATGGGTAAGTCTTTGCATAATCCTACGTTGCTCAATACATCGCATTCCCTGCACATTCttcaaataataattatttgacATATCGTGTCTCTATGCAGGATTTCTTCAGATGTACCATGGATATGAGGATGGGGCTCCCCAAGTGGCTTACAATGCATGCCACAAGCtcatactggacatgcactaCGAGTGTCGTGTCCAGTCCATCGTGACATACAACGCCCAGTACCTTTCTCGAAAGGTGACCAAAACTGTGGCCAGAACCATGATGCTGACCAAGGAAGAATTCATGAAGGTACATATGCAACACTAATAATATTTTCTTTTGTAAGATTAAGTAACCTTAATATGATCTTATATGTCACATGCTTGATGTCGTGTAGGTTCCTCCGTGGTAGTGCAATGCGAACGTCCGTTGCTAGGAGCTAATTGTGGACAGGTGGTTCACTCCTGAGTGGACACAGTCGCACGGTGCTGGTAGGGAGCGGCGCGCCTTGATGCAAGGTCCAGCACACCATTAAGGCAGTCTTAGCCTTGATGGATACAGAGCTAGATGGGTAAGCTAAATCCACTTCTCTCGTATAATGCTCAATTTGGCATAATTTCTAATCATACTGTTGTTTCTTTTGCAGTCACAAGCACATGATGGTCAGGAAGTCTCCACCTTCCAGGCGTACGCGATGGGGCACAGGACAAGTACAAGACGGCCGTTCCCTACAACCCAGATGCTCCGGCCTCGTCGTACAGCAACCCCTCCGTCCATACACGCCTCACTCAGTACATAGAGACGGCAAAGGAGGTATATGGGCCGGACTACGATCCCGCCGCCCATGACATTGATGGAGAAGTCGTCATGAGGGCGGGAGGAGGGAAGGTTCGTGGCCGGTACATGATTGGCGACGGCAGCTTGGATTCCAGAACTGTTCCCAGCCTAGCCCAGATCCGAGCAACGAGCACAAGCTCGAGCGCGCCCATACGCCAACGGCCGAACAGTACGATGAGCATTGTGGCATCTCTCCAGGTAATTTCTGTTTTATTCTCCGTTCATTTATTTCGACATACGTTTGCTTTGCATTGTAACATTGCTGTCAATTTTATAGGAGCGGCTGGCCGAATCAGAGAGGCTAAGGGAGGAACAAAGACTTAGGCAGGAGGCAGAACAGGAGGCGCGATGTTCCAGTATATGCAAAGTATTGGAGCAGCTGTAGGTCAACCTCCTCCACCTGAGTTATTCCAACCTATACAACCTGCTGTCAACACTCCTATGAGttgccttctatttataatGTTTGTTAAGTCCATATATCCGTTGTTAGACAACACTTCTATTTATAACCTTTGTCTAACACATGCAACATATTTAACTTTGTGTACGAATCAATCGGCGGCGTCAAACGATCCACCTCCTAGGCTACAAGGAGGATCGGGGTGGGACGCATGGAGTGGGCCGAGGTAGGTGGAGTTTGATTCATGATGTGGGACGCATGGAGTGAGACTTGTAATGGTTATGGACATTATGTGATGCTTGTGGGTTTATATGTGTTGCTCATGGAGTTTATTTGTTGGTTGTGGCCTACATGAGATGGACATGGAGTTTATGTGATGGATTTGTCGtatttatgatatatatgtgatcTGTGATGCTTATGAATGTATATGTGTGATCTGTGATATATATCTTTTTGTTTTGATGGCAAAGCAAGTGAACAAGTAAAAAAAATTGACCATAGAGGTCGTGCGTTGCACACGGCAAAGAGCTTGTTTGTCGTGTGCTGTAGCCtaaggcacacggcaaagactgCTGGCCAGAGATACGTGGGAACtgcctttgccgtgtgcctggtcagaaagcacacggcaaagcctCAAATTTTGCCGTGAGCCTGGTCAggaagcacacggcaaagactGCTGGGCAGAGCTACCTGGGAACtgcctttgccgtgtgcctggtcaggaagcacacggcaaagcctCAAATTTTGCCGTGAGCCTGGTCAggaagcacacggcaaagactGCTGGGCAGAGCTACCTGAGAACtgcctttgccgtgtgccttgTCAGGAAGCGCACGACAAAGCCTCACATTTTGCCGTGAGCCTGGTTAGGAAGCACACGGCAAAAACAATTACTTTGCCGTGAGCCCTGTGACGTGGCGCACGGCAAAGCTGGCCGTTACTGCGCACACGACCGTTATGTTGCTTTTGTGTGCCGAGAGCCAAAAAGACACACGGCATTATGTTTGCCGTGCGCCCTGAggctggcacacggcaaagatggTCTTCACCGTCAGCTACCGTGCCGTACACTCTTTGCCGTGTGCAGCGCACGGCAAATGCTTTGCCGTGTGCTTTGGGCATTTTGCCGTGTGCctgaggcacacggcaaagctcGTGAGTCCGGTAATGTGAGATGCAGAGTTTGCAGCAAGACCTTTCTGCTATAGCTTCCTCTTTACTACATGAAAATGACAAGTGGAGCTTCATATGGGATCATCAGAAATACTCCTCGAACAAGTACTATCAACATCACTTTAGAGCCATTCAATGTCATGCTTCTGTGTTATGGATATGGAAGACTAAGTGTGTCCCAAAAATCAAAGTATTCGGATGGCTATTGTTGAATGACAGATTAAACACTAGAAATATTCTTAGAAGAAGGAAAAAGTTCTTGCCTGGTATGCCTTAGGCATCTCGTGGAGGGAGAATGTCAATATCCATCAGAGGATTTACTGTGCCAGACAGGAATTTCAGCAACCTTTCTTCATGGAGATCTTCTTAGTTGCAGCCTGGTGCTTGTGGAATGAAAGAAATGGGTTTATTTTCAACAATAAGTCCCCAAGCCTTGCAGCATGGAAAGCATCCTTCAGGGCTATTGTTTCAGATCATCTTATCAGAATAAAAAACAACTTACACTCCTCGGTTTTGCAGTGGCTTGATGCCCTTTAAACCTACCCCTCTCTCTGTCTTTCTTAGTTTTTTCCTTTTCAAGTAGGGTTGTACAGTTCTATTTCTTTTCCTTGTCTTTTTTTCCTTCCTTTCTAACCACTGGTTAGAATGTTGTAAGTTGTAAGTTTGAACCTTTGTTGTTGCTATTTAATTCATGGTTGCCGGGGGGCTTTGCCCCACGGTTTTCGTTCAAAAAAATCAGAGGTGTCCGACACTATCGGCGGATCGTCTATCAGTTCATCAGAACAAGTGGAGAGTGAGCTATCCTCAACGACCCCACAAGTCAGCAGGAGTAAAACTGTAAGAGCAAGGTGAAGAGCCaagtgcttggctataagccaagtgattagagccaagttatacaataagttgtctcGTAATTGTCTCTAAAACATCTTCTCTTTCCTATTCCTTCTCACAGCACTTGTTATTTGGTCCCACCACTACCTATGTATTCGTGCCCAGCTTGGTGCTTACATaagagccaagctatcatctctctcctctcttctctcatcCACATCAacattagcttggctataagctCATTATTGTACTTGTTCTAAAAGGCAACAAACTCAGCTTGGCTCTACACTCTCTCTCAACCATCCTCCTAAGCTTGGGCGTTCGGGTTACCCGATTTTTTCGAGTTGGGTAATTCAAAATTTGGGTAATGAAAATTGTTACCCAATATTAGTCTCGAAAAAACACTACCCGCAATTTCAGGTACCCAATAATTCGGGTTCGGGTTCACGTATTCCCGATTTACCCAAATTTTCAGAAAACAACACACTTCAtaaaatttcaatagcaatttatacataatttcagcagcaatttgtatagaatttcaatagcattttgtagagaataatatattatgttcacttgttcaaacaaagagaattatATTCTAATAAATTGAGAAGTTATAATGTTTAactaacaacacatgataaatacaaagacAGACAAATGTTT is a window encoding:
- the LOC110434756 gene encoding lysine-rich arabinogalactan protein 19-like — protein: MSSSAPTTSVPPTSGIPVTTLPPTTTTSPPPTTTTALLNSSAAGIVPSSPPAAQPIEPTAAAFGNLVAAIYGMQKQISDLSVRMSSMEGRQPSPPQSYPYGLPGYGGIPALPAPGPAISELFAVPPFQPPQHTSTTPTQSSIASPSMTGGVPITQISFPHSPSPIPTMSSIMGSAHPPTQPPTAHYTAAQPYVPEPANPIVPRYQKAGIPHL